Proteins found in one Papio anubis isolate 15944 chromosome 13, Panubis1.0, whole genome shotgun sequence genomic segment:
- the TESK1 gene encoding dual specificity testis-specific protein kinase 1 isoform X1 codes for MAGERPPLRGPGPGPGEVPGEGPPGPGGAGGGPGRGRPSSYRALRSAVSSLARVDDFHCAEKIGAGFFSEVYKVRHRQSGQVMVLKMNKLPSNRGNTLREVQLMNRLRHPNILRFMGVCVHQGQLHALTEYMNGGTLEQLLSSPEPLSWPVRLRLALDIARGLRYLHSKGVFHRDLTSKNCLVRREDRGFTAVVGDFGLAEKIPVYREGARKEPLAVVGSPYWMAPEVLRGELYDEKADVFAFGIVLCELIARVPADPDYLPRTEDFGLDVPAFRTLVGDDCPLPFLLLAIHCCSLEPSTRAPFTEITQHLEWILEQLPEPAPLTRTPLTHNQGSVPRGGPSATLPRPDPRLSRSRSDLFLPPSPESTPNWGDNLTRVNPFSLREDLRGGKIKLLDTPSKPVLPLVPPSPFPSTQLPLVTTPEMLVQPGTPARRCRSLPSSPELPRRMETALPGPGPPAVGPSAEEKMECEGSSPEPEPPGPAPQLPLAVATDNFISTCSSAAQPWSPRSGPVLNNNPPAVVVNSPQGWAGEPWNRAQHSLPRAAALERTEPSPPPSAPREPDEGLPCPGCCLGPFSFGFLSMCPRPTPAVARYRNLNCEAGSLLCHRGHHAKPPTPSLQLPGARS; via the exons ATGGCCGGGGAACGGCCCCCACTGCGGGGCCCTGGGCCCGGGCCTGGAGAGGTGCCGGGGGAGGGGCCCCCGGGGCCGGGGGGCGCGGGCGGAGGCCCGGGCCGCGGTCGCCCCTCCTCCTACCGGGCTCTCCGCAGCGCCGTGTCTAGCCTGGCCCGTGTGGACGATTTTCACTGCGCGGAGAAGATCGGGGCCGGCTTCTTCTCTGAGGTCTACAAG GTTCGGCACCGACAGTCAGGGCAAGTCATGGTGCTGAAGATGAACAAGCTTCCCAGTAACCGGGGCAACACACTACGAGAAGTGCAACTGATGAACCGGCTCAGGCACCCCAACATCCTAAG GTTCATGGGGGTCTGTGTGCACCAGGGACAGCTGCATGCTCTTACAGAG TATATGAATGGGGGGACCTTGGAACAGCTGCTCAGCTCCCCTGAACCCCTATCCTGGCCTGTCAGACTCCGCCTGGCCCTGGACATTGCCCGAGGCCTGCGGTACCTGCACTCCAAAGGTGTATTTCACCGGGACCTTACATCCAAG aactGTCTAGTCCGACGGGAAGATCGAGGCTTCACCGCTGTCGTGGGTGACTTCGGGCTGGCTGAAAAGATTCCTGTGTATAG ggAGGGGGCAAGAAAGGAGCCATTGGCTGTGGTGGGCTCCCCATACTGGATGGCTCCAGAGGTGTTACGGGGTGAGCTGTATGATGAGAAG GCTGATGTCTTTGCCTTCGGAATTGTCCTCTGTGAGCTCATCGCCCGAGTACCTGCAGACCCTGACTACCTACCACGCACTGAG GACTTTGGCCTGGATGTGCCTGCCTTCCGAACTCTGGTGGGGGATGACTGTCCACTGCCTTTTCTGCTTCTGGCCATCCACTGCTGCAGC CTGGAACCCAGCACCCGTGCCCCCTTCACCGAAATTACCCAGCACCTGGAATGGATTCTGGAGCAGCTGCCTGAGCCAGCCCCACTCACCAGGACTCCCCTGACACACAATCAGG GCTCTGTTCCAAGAGGGGGTCCCTCTGCCACGCTTCCTAGGCCAGACCCCCGGCTTTCCCGAAGCCGGTCAGACCTCTTCCTGCCCCCATCACCAGAATCAACCCCAAACTGGGGGGACAATCTGACTCGAGTCAACCCCTTCTCACTACGGGAAGACCTCAGGGGTGGCAAGATCAAGCTTTTGGACACACCCAGCAAGCCAGTCCTGCCTCTTGTGCCACCATCGCCATTCCCCTCCACTCAGCTGCCCTTGGTGACCACCCCGGAGATGCTGGTCCAGCCTGGAACACCTGCCCGCCGCTGCCGCTCACTACCTTCATCCCCTGAGCTCCCCCGCCGTATGGAGACAGCACTTCCAGGTCCTGGCCCTCCCGCCGTGGGCCCCTCGGCTGAAGAGAAGATGGAGTGTGAGGGCAGCAGCCCTGAGCCGGAACCTCCAGGACCAGCGCCCCAGCTGCCTCTGGCCGTGGCCACAGACAACTTCATCAGCACCTGTTCCTCGGCCGCCCAACCCTGGTCCCCTAGATCAGGACCTGTCCTCAATAACAATCCCCCAGCTGTGGTGGTGAACTCCCCACAAGGCTGGGCTGGGGAGCCCTGGAACCGGGCCCAGCATAGCCTGCCCCGGGCGGCAGCCCTGGAGCGGACAGAACCCTCGCCACCCCCTTCAGCTCCCCGGGAGCCTGATGAGGGGCTGCCCTGTCCTGGCTGCTGCCTCGGCCCCTTCAGCTTTGGCTTCCTGTCCATGTGCCCCCGCCCCACACCAGCTGTTGCCCGCTACCGCAACCTGAACTGTGAGGCGGGCAGTCTCCTCTGCCACCGAGGGCACCATGCCAAGCcacccacacccagcctgcaACTGCCCGGGGCACGCTCTTAG
- the TESK1 gene encoding dual specificity testis-specific protein kinase 1 isoform X2, translating into MGGPWNSCSAPLNPYPGLSDSAWPWTLPEACGTCTPKVYFTGTLHPREGARKEPLAVVGSPYWMAPEVLRGELYDEKADVFAFGIVLCELIARVPADPDYLPRTEDFGLDVPAFRTLVGDDCPLPFLLLAIHCCSLEPSTRAPFTEITQHLEWILEQLPEPAPLTRTPLTHNQGSVPRGGPSATLPRPDPRLSRSRSDLFLPPSPESTPNWGDNLTRVNPFSLREDLRGGKIKLLDTPSKPVLPLVPPSPFPSTQLPLVTTPEMLVQPGTPARRCRSLPSSPELPRRMETALPGPGPPAVGPSAEEKMECEGSSPEPEPPGPAPQLPLAVATDNFISTCSSAAQPWSPRSGPVLNNNPPAVVVNSPQGWAGEPWNRAQHSLPRAAALERTEPSPPPSAPREPDEGLPCPGCCLGPFSFGFLSMCPRPTPAVARYRNLNCEAGSLLCHRGHHAKPPTPSLQLPGARS; encoded by the exons ATGGGGGGACCTTGGAACAGCTGCTCAGCTCCCCTGAACCCCTATCCTGGCCTGTCAGACTCCGCCTGGCCCTGGACATTGCCCGAGGCCTGCGGTACCTGCACTCCAAAGGTGTATTTCACCGGGACCTTACATCCAAG ggAGGGGGCAAGAAAGGAGCCATTGGCTGTGGTGGGCTCCCCATACTGGATGGCTCCAGAGGTGTTACGGGGTGAGCTGTATGATGAGAAG GCTGATGTCTTTGCCTTCGGAATTGTCCTCTGTGAGCTCATCGCCCGAGTACCTGCAGACCCTGACTACCTACCACGCACTGAG GACTTTGGCCTGGATGTGCCTGCCTTCCGAACTCTGGTGGGGGATGACTGTCCACTGCCTTTTCTGCTTCTGGCCATCCACTGCTGCAGC CTGGAACCCAGCACCCGTGCCCCCTTCACCGAAATTACCCAGCACCTGGAATGGATTCTGGAGCAGCTGCCTGAGCCAGCCCCACTCACCAGGACTCCCCTGACACACAATCAGG GCTCTGTTCCAAGAGGGGGTCCCTCTGCCACGCTTCCTAGGCCAGACCCCCGGCTTTCCCGAAGCCGGTCAGACCTCTTCCTGCCCCCATCACCAGAATCAACCCCAAACTGGGGGGACAATCTGACTCGAGTCAACCCCTTCTCACTACGGGAAGACCTCAGGGGTGGCAAGATCAAGCTTTTGGACACACCCAGCAAGCCAGTCCTGCCTCTTGTGCCACCATCGCCATTCCCCTCCACTCAGCTGCCCTTGGTGACCACCCCGGAGATGCTGGTCCAGCCTGGAACACCTGCCCGCCGCTGCCGCTCACTACCTTCATCCCCTGAGCTCCCCCGCCGTATGGAGACAGCACTTCCAGGTCCTGGCCCTCCCGCCGTGGGCCCCTCGGCTGAAGAGAAGATGGAGTGTGAGGGCAGCAGCCCTGAGCCGGAACCTCCAGGACCAGCGCCCCAGCTGCCTCTGGCCGTGGCCACAGACAACTTCATCAGCACCTGTTCCTCGGCCGCCCAACCCTGGTCCCCTAGATCAGGACCTGTCCTCAATAACAATCCCCCAGCTGTGGTGGTGAACTCCCCACAAGGCTGGGCTGGGGAGCCCTGGAACCGGGCCCAGCATAGCCTGCCCCGGGCGGCAGCCCTGGAGCGGACAGAACCCTCGCCACCCCCTTCAGCTCCCCGGGAGCCTGATGAGGGGCTGCCCTGTCCTGGCTGCTGCCTCGGCCCCTTCAGCTTTGGCTTCCTGTCCATGTGCCCCCGCCCCACACCAGCTGTTGCCCGCTACCGCAACCTGAACTGTGAGGCGGGCAGTCTCCTCTGCCACCGAGGGCACCATGCCAAGCcacccacacccagcctgcaACTGCCCGGGGCACGCTCTTAG